TCCGCTCCGCGGCGTCGAGTTCCGCCCAACGGCGCAGGGTGAGCACCCTCATGCAGTCCTCCCGCCATCGACGACGATGGCTGATCCGGTGACGTAGGACGCTTCATCGGAGACGAGAAATGCGATGACTGCCGCGATCTCGTCGGGGTCCGCGACTCGCCCCAACGGTATCCCCCTGGTGATCGTGGCCATCGTGGCCGGGTCAGCCAGGTACCCCGCGGTCATCGGGGTACGAACATACCCCGGGCACACCGCGTTGACGCGGATCCGGCGGTCGGCGAGGTCGCGGGCCATCGAACGGGCGAGCAGCACGGCGCCACCCTTCGAGGCGTTGTAGTCGGCGAAGCCGACCTCGGCTACGAGGCCGTTCACGGACGCGACCAGAACTATCGCTCCGCCACCGCCATCGGCCGCCATCCGCCGACCCCCGGCCTGCGCGGCGACGAACAGGCCACGCACGTTGATGTCGAGCACGTGCATGAAGGCAGACGGGTCGAGGTCCAGGACGTCGCGGCCCTCGCCGTCGATGCCGGCCGCCGCAACGAGCACGTCGAGTCGCGATCCGAACCGGGCGGCCTCGGCGACAGCGGCTGCCATCGCCTCAGCGTCGGTGACGTCCGCAGCCCTGCCCGTGACTGTGACGCCGGGAACGGCTGCGCGAATCTCGTCGAGAGCGCCGTCGAGGCGGTGCCGGTCGCGGCCGACCACGAAGACGCTCGCACCTTCCCTGGCCAATCGCGTGGCGGCAGCCAAGCCGATTCCGCTGGTGCCGCCGGTGACCAAGGCCGTCCGGCCGGTCATCCGCCGCATGATCAAGGAGCCCTGATTCGGGGCCGGTTCCGTCACGCGAGCGGCCCCACCGCCGCCTCGACGTCACGCAGGATCTCACCGGAGCGGACGAGCTCCGCGATCGCCGTGTGGTCGACATGCAGCGGGCGGTCTTCGTCAAGATGAGCAACCTGGCGGCGGATGGCCCAGCGGGCGGCCTCGACACCGGCGCCGAACGTGAAGTTCCGGAAGTCGAGGGCCTGCGCGGCAGCCATCATCTCGATCCCGATGACGCCGTAGGCGTTGGCGAGGATTTGGCCGGTCTTGATCGCGGTATTCATGCCCATCGAGACGAAGTCCTCCTGGTCCGCAGCGGCCGGGATCGAGAGGATCGAGGCGGGCGCGGAGAGGATGCGCTGCTCGGTGATGAGCGTGTCGGCCGTGTACTGGCTGAGCATCATCCCCGAGAACATCCCGGCACCCTTGGTCAGGAATGCGGGCAGCCCCATGCTGAGGGCCGGGTTCGTGAGCCGGTTGAGCCGGCGCTCGGAGAGGACGCAGACCATCGTCACGGCCGCGCCCACCATGTCCATGGGCAGGCTGACCGGTGTCCCTTGGAAGTTCGCGCCGGTGAGCGTGAGCCGTTCCTCGGGCAGGAAGATCGGGTTGTCGCCGACGCCGTTGAGCTCGATCTCCACTTGGCGGCAGGCAAAGGCGACGACATCGTGGGCGGCGCCGATCACCTGCGGCGACGAACGCATCGAGTACGCGTCCTGGACCTTCGTCTTCACCTTGTCGGTCACCAGGTCGCTGCCGGCGATGCAGGCCATGATCGAACGAGCGCTCCGGATCGCGCCCGGGAAGCCGCGCAGCTCGTGGAGGCGCGGGTCATAGGGCTTGAGGTTGGCGAGCAGTGCTTCCAGCGTCATCGCAGCGGCGATCTCAGCCTGGCGCAGGAGCCGGTCGATGTCGTACAGCTCGATCGCGCTCATCGCGGTGAGCAGGTTCGAGCCGTTGATCGTGGCCAAGCCGTCGCGCGCCGCGAGGCCCGGGATCGGGATCCCCGCCCGTTCCATCGCCACGCGTCCGGGCAGCCGCTCGCCCCGGTGGTAGGCCTCGCCCTCGCCCATGAGCAGAAGCGCCACCTGGGCCATCGGAGCAAGGTCGCCGGACGCACCGACGGAGCCCTTCTGGCAGACGACCGGGGTGACGTCGCGGTTGAGCATATCGAGGAGCGTCAGCGGGATCTCCAGACGAGGGCCGGAATTGCCGTGAGCATGGACGTTGACCCTGCCGGCGATCGCGGCCCGGACGGACTCGATCGAGGCGGGCTCGCCGATCCCTGCGGCGTGGTTGTAAATGAGATAGCGCTGGAACTGCTCGACCTGTTGGTCCGTCAGGACCACCTCGGAGAACTCGCCGATCCCAGTGTTCACCCCGTACATGGTCTCGTGCGCGGCGAGCTTCTCCTCGAGCATCGTCCGGCAGGCGCGAATCCGTTTGATTGCCGCCGGATCGAGCGTCGCCGGTTCCCCGTCGCGGGCGATCCGGACGAGCTTCTCGATTGTGAGCGAGGAGCCATCAAGGACGATGGACATCGGCAGCTTCCCTGGTGCGTCGGGCCGGGTTTTGGACGACACTGCTTGGGCACCGCCGGTGCGTGCGCGGCAGGTTCTCCGAACTGTCCAAGATGCTGGACTCAGCGGCATTCATGCGAGCAGCCTACGACGCCCTTCCGTACAAGAACAAGGGCGACGTGCCGAACTTCCGTCTAGTATTGAAGACAGAGGCCATATCCGCCGGTTCTTCAAAACGCGCCTGCTGGAGGCGATATGGTGGACAGACAAACGCCCGTGCTCGGCGCCTCGAGGTCGGCCGACCGCGCACTGCGAGTCCTCGATCTCCTGGAACGCCGCAGCTACGGGCTGCCCACCATGGTCGTCGCGCGCGAGTGCGACATACCGAAGTCGAGCGCTCACCAACTCCTGAACACGATGCGCGACCGTGGCTTCGTGAAATACGATCACACGGGGCGGACGTGGGCCGTC
The sequence above is drawn from the Chloroflexota bacterium genome and encodes:
- a CDS encoding aromatic amino acid lyase is translated as MSIVLDGSSLTIEKLVRIARDGEPATLDPAAIKRIRACRTMLEEKLAAHETMYGVNTGIGEFSEVVLTDQQVEQFQRYLIYNHAAGIGEPASIESVRAAIAGRVNVHAHGNSGPRLEIPLTLLDMLNRDVTPVVCQKGSVGASGDLAPMAQVALLLMGEGEAYHRGERLPGRVAMERAGIPIPGLAARDGLATINGSNLLTAMSAIELYDIDRLLRQAEIAAAMTLEALLANLKPYDPRLHELRGFPGAIRSARSIMACIAGSDLVTDKVKTKVQDAYSMRSSPQVIGAAHDVVAFACRQVEIELNGVGDNPIFLPEERLTLTGANFQGTPVSLPMDMVGAAVTMVCVLSERRLNRLTNPALSMGLPAFLTKGAGMFSGMMLSQYTADTLITEQRILSAPASILSIPAAADQEDFVSMGMNTAIKTGQILANAYGVIGIEMMAAAQALDFRNFTFGAGVEAARWAIRRQVAHLDEDRPLHVDHTAIAELVRSGEILRDVEAAVGPLA
- a CDS encoding glucose 1-dehydrogenase, giving the protein MTGRTALVTGGTSGIGLAAATRLAREGASVFVVGRDRHRLDGALDEIRAAVPGVTVTGRAADVTDAEAMAAAVAEAARFGSRLDVLVAAAGIDGEGRDVLDLDPSAFMHVLDINVRGLFVAAQAGGRRMAADGGGGAIVLVASVNGLVAEVGFADYNASKGGAVLLARSMARDLADRRIRVNAVCPGYVRTPMTAGYLADPATMATITRGIPLGRVADPDEIAAVIAFLVSDEASYVTGSAIVVDGGRTA